CGCGGATCAGGATGACTCGCACGGAGTCATCGGCATCGGCGGCATCGAGCGCCGCGTAGAGCTCGGCGCGCAGCGCGTTGGACAGCGCGTTGCGCTTCTCGGGCCGGTTCAGTGTGACCCGGCGGACCTGGGGCAGGGGATCGTCGAGCAGCAGGTATTTCGGGCTTTCCATGCCCAGAGCATACGCGGATCAGCGCGGCGGGAGCGGCGCGCACAGCTCCAGCGCGTGGCCGTCGGGGTCGGCGAAGTACGCCGAGCGCGCCGGCATCCAGGCGTGCGTGACCGGATCGCTGACCGCGATGCCCTTGCCGCGCAGCGTGGCGACCGCGGCGTCCAGGTCCGCATCACGGACCGTGAACGCGTAGTGGTGCGGCGCCTGACCGGCCTGCTCCTGGAGCAGGAGGATCCCGTTCGGGCCGCCGGCACGCAGGAACA
The Myxococcota bacterium DNA segment above includes these coding regions:
- a CDS encoding VOC family protein encodes the protein MLPIAGVYEVAIPVADLARAEAFYRDVLGLEVGLRDEPRRWLFLRAGGPNGILLLQEQAGQAPHHYAFTVRDADLDAAVATLRGKGIAVSDPVTHAWMPARSAYFADPDGHALELCAPLPPR